A window of Sinimarinibacterium sp. NLF-5-8 genomic DNA:
GGGCCAGGCGCTGCGGCTCTTCTTCCATGAAACGCCGTGCCACCTGCGGCGAGGCCAGCACCAGAAAACTGCGTGCCTCGAACTGACGCGCCGCCCGCTGCAACTCGCGCGCCACTTCATGGCACACCGTCTCAACGGTCTTGATGGTGCCGGTGCCATCGCAATGGGGACAGGGCTCGCTCAGGATCCGTCCCAGCGATTCGCGCGTGCGCTTGCGCGTCATTTCGATCAGCCCCAACGGCGAAAACGGATAAACCTGGATGCGGGCATGATCCGGTGCCAGTGCACGCTCCAGCGCGCGCACCACCTGGGCACGGTGATCCTCGGATTTCATGTCGATGAAATCCAGAATGATGATGCCGCCCAGATTGCGCAGCCGCAGTTGCCGGGCAATCGCCTGCGCCGCTTCCAGGTTGGTCTTGAGCACCGTTTCTTCGAGATTGCGGTGGCCGATATACGCGCCGGTATTGACGTCGATGGTGGTCATCGCCTCGGTCTGGTCAATAACCAGATGCCCACCGGACTTGAGCTCCACCCGCCGCTCCAGCGCGCGGTTGATGTCGTCCTCCACGCCGTACAGATCAAAGATCGGCGCGGCGCCTTCGTACAGTTCGATCAGCGGCGCAGCCTGGGGGACGAACAACTGCGCAAATTGTTTGACGCGACGGCATTCTTCCTCGCAGTCGATGCGCACCCGCTCCACGTCGGTGCCGAGCAGGTCGCGCAGGATGCGCATCGACAGCGGCAAATCACCATGAATCAGGCCACTGGGCTTGCTGACCTTGGCCTGCTCGCTGATCGCTTTCCACAGGCGCAGCAAAAAACTGACATCGGACTCCAGTGACGGTGCATCGGCGCCCTCGGCAGCGGTGCGTGCAATCAGGCCGAACTCGGGTGCCAGCCGTGCCTGCAGATCATCAAAAATGGTTTTGAGGCGCGCGCGCTCGGCCTCATCCTCGATGCGCGCAGAAACCCCCACATGCCGCTCATGCGGCAACAGCACCAGATAACGCGACGGGATCGACAGCAGCGTGGTCAGCCGCGCGCCCTTGCTGCCCATCGGATCCTTGAGCACCTGAACGACGATTTCCTGGCCTTCACTGAGCAACTGGCTGATCGTTGGCGGCGGTTCGGCGGTGCCGGAAGACAGCGGCAGCATATCCGCCACATGCAAAAAAGCCGTGCGCGCCAGCCCGATCTCGACAAACGCGGCCTGCATGCCCGGCAACACCCGTTGCACCACACCTTTGTAGATATTGCCGGCAAGGCCATGCCGCGATGCACGTTGCAGATGTACCTCCTGCACCGCGCCGCCTTCGA
This region includes:
- the rng gene encoding ribonuclease G codes for the protein MSTEILVNIGQQETRVALVEGGAVQEVHLQRASRHGLAGNIYKGVVQRVLPGMQAAFVEIGLARTAFLHVADMLPLSSGTAEPPPTISQLLSEGQEIVVQVLKDPMGSKGARLTTLLSIPSRYLVLLPHERHVGVSARIEDEAERARLKTIFDDLQARLAPEFGLIARTAAEGADAPSLESDVSFLLRLWKAISEQAKVSKPSGLIHGDLPLSMRILRDLLGTDVERVRIDCEEECRRVKQFAQLFVPQAAPLIELYEGAAPIFDLYGVEDDINRALERRVELKSGGHLVIDQTEAMTTIDVNTGAYIGHRNLEETVLKTNLEAAQAIARQLRLRNLGGIIILDFIDMKSEDHRAQVVRALERALAPDHARIQVYPFSPLGLIEMTRKRTRESLGRILSEPCPHCDGTGTIKTVETVCHEVARELQRAARQFEARSFLVLASPQVARRFMEEEPQRLALLEEMLERPVRVQTETAYTQESFDVVPL